From a single Camarhynchus parvulus chromosome 6, STF_HiC, whole genome shotgun sequence genomic region:
- the SMC3 gene encoding structural maintenance of chromosomes protein 3, with the protein MYIKQVIIQGFRSYRDQTIVDPFSPKHNVIVGRNGSGKSNFFYAIQFVLSDEFSHLRPEQRLALLHEGTGPRVISAFVEIIFDNSDNRLPIDKEEVSLRRVIGAKKDQYFLDKKMVTKNDVMNLLESAGFSRSNPYYIVKQGKINQMATAPDSQRLKLLREVAGTRVYDERKEESISLMKETEGKREKINELLKYIEERLHTLEEEKEELAQYQKWDKMRRALEYTIYNQELNETRAKLDELSAKRETSGEKSRQLRDAQQDARDKMEEIERQVRELKTKISAMKEEKEQLSAERQEQIKQRTKLELKAKDLQDELAGNSEQRKRLLKERQKLLEKIEEKQKELAETEPKFNSVKEKEERGIARLAQATQERTDLYAKQGRGSQFTSKEERDKWIKKELKSLDQAINDKKRQIAAIHKDLEDTEANKEKNLEQYSKLDQDLNEVKARVEELDRKYYEVKNKKDELQSERNYLWREENAEQQALAAKREDLEKKQQLLRAATGKAILNGIDSINKVLEHFRRKGINQHVLNGYHGIVMNNFECEPAFYTCVEVTAGNRLFYHIVDSDEVSTKILMEFNKMNLPGEVTFLPLNKLDVRDTAYPETNDAIPMISKLRYNPRFDKAFKHVFGKTLICRSMEVSTQLARAFTMDCITLEGDQVSHRGALTGGYYDTRKSRLELQKDVRKAEEELGELEAKLNENLRRNIERINNEIDQLMNQMQQIETQQRKFKASRDSILSEMKMLKEKRQQSEKTFMPKQRSLQSLEASLHAMESTRESLKAELGTDLLSQLSLEDQKRVDALNDEIRQLQQENRQLLNERIKLEGIITRVETYLNENLRKRLDQVEQELNELRETEGGTVLTATTSELEAINKRVKDTLARSDDLDNSIDKTEAGIKELQKSMERWKNMEKEHMDAINHDTKELEKMTNRQGMLLKKKEECMKKIRELGSLPQEAFEKYQTLSLKQLFRKLEQCNTELKKYSHVNKKALDQFVNFSEQKEKLIKRQEELDRGYKSIMELMNVLELRKYEAIQLTFKQVSKNFSEVFQKLVPGGKATLVMKKGDVEGNQSQDEGEGSTESERGSGSQSSVPSVDQFTGVGIRVSFTGKQGEMREMQQLSGGQKSLVALALIFAIQKCDPAPFYLFDEIDQALDAQHRKAVSDMIMELAEHAQFITTTFRPELLESADKFYGVKFRNKVSHIDVITAEMAKDFVEDDTTHG; encoded by the exons ATGTACATCAAGCAG GTAATCATTCAGGGCTTTCGAAGCTACAGGGACCAAACCATTGTGGACCCATTCAGCCCTAAACACAATGTCATTG TGGGAAGAAATGGATCTGgaaaaagcaactttttttaTG CAATTCAGTTTGTCCTCAGTGATGAGTTTAGTCATCTTCGCCCAGAGCAGAGACTGGCTTTGTTACAT GAAGGTACAGGTCCTCGAGTTATTTCGGCATTTGTGGAGATTATATTTGACAATTCTGACAACAGGTTGCCG aTTGATAAAGAGGAAGTCTCACTTCGCAGAGTCATTGGAGCCAAGAAGGACCAATATTTCTTAGACAAGAAAATGGTGAC gaaaaatgaTGTCATGAATCTTCTTGAAAGTGCTGGATTTTCTCGCAGTAATCCCTACTATATTGTCAAACAAGGAAAG ATCAACCAGATGGCCACAGCTCCTGACTCTCAAAGATTGAAGTTGCTAAGAGAAGTAGCTGGTACCAGAGTGTACGATGAACGTAAAGAGGAGAGTATTTCACTAATGAAAGAAACAG AGGGCAAGCGAGAGAAAATCAATGAGTTGTTGAAATACATTGAGGAGCGACTGCATACTctagaagaggagaaagaggagctgGCACAGTACCAGAAATGGGATAAAATGAGGAGAGCATTGGAATACACCATTTATAATCAGGAACTTAATGAAACCCGAGCTAAGCTTGATGAG CTTTCTGCTAAACGAGAGACAAGTGGAGAAAAATCAAGGCAGCTGAGAGATGCACAGCAAGATGCCAGAGATAAAATGGAg GAAATAGAACGGCAAGTTCGAGAACTGAAGACAAAGATTTCTGCaatgaaagaagagaaggagcaACTTAGTGCAGAAAGACAGGAGCAAATTAAACAGAGGACTAAATTAGAGTTGAAGGCTAAAGATCTACAGGATGAATTAGCTGGCAACAGTGAGCAAAGG AAAAGACTGCTAAAAGAGAGGCAAAAACTTCTTGAGAAAATCgaggagaagcagaaagaattGGCAGAAACAGAGCCAAAATTTAACAGcgtaaaagaaaaagaagagaggggAATTGCTAG ACTTGCACAGGCTACACAAGAAAGAACAGATCTCTATGCAAAGCAAGGGCGAGGGAGCCAGTTTACTTCCAAAGAGGAAAGGGATAAGTGGATAAAGAAAGAACTGAAGTCTTTAGATCAAGCCATCAATGACAAGAAGCGGCAGATTGCAGCTATACACAAGGACTTAGAGGATACAGAGGcaaacaaggagaaaaacttGGAACAGTACAGT AAACTGGACCAGGATCTTAATGAAGTGAAGGCTCGTGTTGAAGAATTGGACAGAAAATACtatgaagtgaaaaataaaaaggatgaaCTACAGAGTGAAAGAAA TTACCTATGGAGAGAAGAGAATGCAGAACAACAAGCTCTTGCTGCAAAGAGGGAGGATctagaaaagaaacagcagcttctcagagcAGCAACAGGAAAG GCCATTTTGAATGGTATAGACAGCATAAACAAAGTTTTGGAGCACTTCCGTCGGAAGGGCATAAACCAGCATGTTCTGAATGGCTATCATGGAATTGTGATGAATAACTTTGAATGTGAGCCAGCATTCTACACCTGCGTTGAAGTCACTGCAGGGAACAG GTTGTTTTATCACATTGTGGATTCTGATGAGGTCAGTACAAAGATCCTAATGGAATTTAACAAAATGAACCTTCCTGGAGAAGTTACTTTCCTCCCTCTGAACAAGCTGGATGTTAGAGATACTGCTTATCCTGAGACTAAT GATGCTATTCCTATGATCAGTAAACTGAGATACAATCCAAGGTTTGATAAAGCTTTCAAACATGTTTTTGGGAAGACTTTAATTTGTCGTAGCATGGAAGTGTCTACTCAGCTGGCCAGAGCTTTCACAATGGATTGTATCACTCTGGAAG GTGATCAGGTCAGCCATCGAGGTGCTTTGACTGGAGGTTATTATGACACCAGGAAGTCTCGGCTTGAATTGCAAAAAGATGttagaaaagcagaagaggaacTTGGTGAACTCGAAGCAAAGCTCAATGAAAACTTGCGTAGAAACATTGAAA GGATTAATAATGAGATTGACCAGCTAATGAACCAAATGCAGCAAAttgaaacacagcagagaaaattcaAAGCTTCTCGAGACAGTATTTTGTCAGAgatgaaaatgctgaaggaaaaaaggcagcagtCTGAAAAGACATTTATGCCTAAG CAACGtagcctgcagagcctggaggcAAGTTTACATGCCATGGAGTCAACTAGAGAATCGTTAAAAGCAGAACTGGGCACAGATTTGTTGTCTCAGCTCAGTCTTGAAGATCAGAAACGTGTGGATGCTCTTAATGATGAAATTCGACAGCTACAGCAa gaaaacagaCAGCTTTTGAATGAGAGGATTAAATTAGAAGGCATTATCACAAGAGTTGAAACATACCTCAATGAGAATCTGAGAAAACGCTTGGACCAAGTGGAACAA GAACTGAATGAGCTTCGAGAGACAGAAGGTGGCACAGTTCTTACTGCCACAACATCAGAACTTGAGGCTATCAACAAACGAGTGAAGGATACACTGGCACGGTCAGATG ATCTGGATAACTCTATTGACAAAACAGAAGCAGGGATTAAAGAACTTCAGAAGAGTATGGAACGCTGGAAGAACATGGAAAAAGAGCATATGGATGCTATTAACCATGATACAAAAGAACTTGAAAAAATGACAAACAGGCAAGGCATGCTCCTCAAGAAGAAAGAGGAATGCATGAAGAAAATACGAGAGTTGGGTTCACTTCCACAGGAGGCTTTTGAAAAGTATCAGACTTTAAGTTTAAAGCAG TTATTCCGCAAGCTGGAGCAGTGCAATACTGAACTGAAGAAATACAGTCACGTTAATAAAAAAGCTTTAGATCAGTTTGTGAATTTctcagagcagaaggaaaaattgataaaaagaCAAGAGGAGCTGGACAGGGGCTACAAATCCATCATGGAGCTGATGAATGTTCTTGAGCTCAGGAAATACGAGGCTATTCAGCTGACTTTCAAACAG gtgtcaaaaaatttcagtgaagtATTCCAAAAGTTAGTACCTGGTGGCAAGGCCACATTGGTGATGAAGAAAGGAGATGTGGAAGGCAATCAGTCCCAGGATGAAGGTGAAGGCAGTACTGAGAGCGAAAGGGGATCTGGATCTCAGAGCAGTGTTCCATCTGTAGATCAGTTCACTGGAGTTGGCATAAGG GTATCATTCACAGGAAAACAGGGTGAAATGAGAGAAATGCAGCAACTTTCAGGTGGACAGAAATCTTTAGTGGCCCTGGCCCTAATATTTGCCATCCAGAAATGTGATCCAGCTCCGTTTTACTTGTTTGATGAAATCGACCAAGCCTTGGATGCCCAGCATAGAAAAGCTGTGTCAG ATATGATTATGGAGCTAGCTGAACATGCTCAGTTTATTACAACAACTTTTAGGCCAGAACTGCTTGAGTCAGCTGACAAGTTCTATGgtgtaaaattcagaaataag GTCAGTCATATTGATGTGATCACAGCAGAAATGGCCAAAGACTTTGTAGAAGATGACACCACACATGGATAA